Proteins encoded by one window of uncultured Celeribacter sp.:
- a CDS encoding rhomboid family intramembrane serine protease codes for MKNLSVAWWRSAALLLPAVTILTSGFVGYLENGHLLQTVQITRLRSYGGVTFEDLKALELWRLAMAQLLHAKMFHMLYNALCLGLLGVLLERAIGPWRLLFLWLFAGGIATAISPILVDAPWNVGTGASQATFAFAGCAGVLAARGAISGRWTVICVAVAVIPGSVLDLMSAGYLKPGHVLGGLLGMGYAACLWRRQSPQALASKGED; via the coding sequence ATGAAGAACTTATCTGTCGCTTGGTGGCGTAGCGCGGCGCTGCTTTTGCCTGCCGTCACCATTCTGACTTCCGGCTTTGTTGGCTATCTCGAAAACGGGCATCTGCTACAAACGGTTCAGATCACACGTCTCAGGAGCTATGGCGGGGTGACCTTCGAAGATTTGAAGGCCTTGGAACTCTGGCGTCTGGCGATGGCGCAGCTGCTTCATGCAAAGATGTTTCATATGCTTTATAACGCGCTATGCCTAGGGCTCCTCGGCGTCCTTCTAGAGCGCGCCATCGGACCGTGGCGCTTGTTGTTCCTGTGGTTGTTTGCTGGCGGAATTGCCACGGCGATCAGCCCGATACTCGTCGATGCCCCATGGAATGTTGGCACTGGGGCATCCCAGGCCACTTTCGCCTTTGCGGGGTGTGCTGGCGTGCTGGCGGCCCGAGGGGCGATCTCGGGTCGATGGACCGTGATATGTGTCGCGGTTGCCGTCATTCCCGGAAGCGTTCTGGATCTCATGTCGGCAGGATACTTGAAGCCAGGCCATGTCTTGGGGGGGCTCTTGGGCATGGGATATGCCGCCTGTCTTTGGCGGCGTCAAAGCCCCCAGGCCTTAGCGAGTAAGGGTGAGGACTAG
- a CDS encoding DUF1223 domain-containing protein: MRSGVLALAVALPCAAPLAAQEAQSSAQKPLVVVELFTSQGCSSCPPADAMMAELATREGVLPLSLHVDYWDYIGWRDHFAKPEFTKRQKAYAHAAGKRTIYTPQLIVQGADHLVGAKPMRLADLIMRHHDQTTAPVTLSVTQTGNRLMITAMPMGALPPNMRLQIVRFDPHERVSITRGENAGREVDYTNIVTEWRPLADWNGQQPLAVAFDLEGPDSAAVLLQSASPNGPGPILAAVRAGVPIGQIASQ; the protein is encoded by the coding sequence ATGCGGAGCGGGGTCTTGGCGCTTGCTGTCGCACTGCCATGTGCCGCGCCGCTGGCCGCTCAGGAGGCTCAAAGCTCCGCTCAAAAGCCGCTCGTCGTGGTCGAACTCTTTACCTCTCAGGGCTGCTCGTCCTGTCCGCCCGCGGATGCGATGATGGCCGAACTCGCGACGCGCGAGGGTGTGTTGCCGCTTTCCTTGCATGTCGATTACTGGGATTACATCGGCTGGCGCGATCATTTCGCCAAACCCGAATTCACCAAGCGGCAGAAAGCCTACGCCCATGCCGCAGGCAAACGCACGATCTACACGCCGCAGCTCATCGTCCAGGGCGCCGATCATCTCGTTGGCGCGAAACCCATGCGGCTCGCAGATCTGATCATGCGCCATCACGACCAAACCACCGCGCCCGTGACCCTCTCCGTCACGCAGACCGGGAACAGGTTGATGATCACCGCCATGCCGATGGGGGCGCTGCCGCCCAACATGCGCCTGCAGATCGTGCGCTTCGATCCGCATGAACGTGTCTCCATCACCCGGGGCGAAAACGCAGGCCGCGAGGTGGATTACACCAATATCGTCACCGAATGGCGCCCCTTGGCCGACTGGAACGGGCAGCAGCCTCTTGCCGTCGCCTTTGATCTCGAGGGTCCCGACAGCGCTGCCGTTCTGCTTCAGTCGGCCAGTCCCAATGGCCCCGGTCCGATCCTTGCCGCCGTGCGCGCGGGGGTGCCCATCGGCCAAATCGCGTCTCAGTGA
- a CDS encoding lysophospholipid acyltransferase family protein yields the protein MKIKRGEIEGTLGQYLGNLATRGLLAMALALPYPTRVRFMGWFMARIFAPLAGYTRRVRENLHHVMPDLPEAEVKRLMSAVPDNAGRTLIEIYSGPEFIAKMKDIRFDGPGAEILREARDTRRPVILHTGHFGNYDVPRAALIAHGYDVGSLYNPMKNKFFNVHYVKAIGTIGQPLFPRGRKGYAQLLKHLKSGGMIGFLSDVYVHQGAMLTFFGKPARTALSAAELALKYDALLVPIYGVRDEDGLNFRVQVEAPVPHGAPEDMAQALNDSLEAITRQHMEQWFWIHRRWKPERLAQELADRELDSAS from the coding sequence ATGAAGATCAAACGCGGAGAGATCGAAGGAACGCTGGGGCAGTACCTTGGCAATCTTGCGACGCGTGGGCTTTTGGCCATGGCGCTGGCGCTGCCCTACCCGACCCGCGTGCGGTTCATGGGCTGGTTCATGGCGCGCATTTTTGCCCCGCTGGCGGGTTATACGCGCCGCGTGCGCGAGAACCTGCATCACGTCATGCCCGATCTGCCCGAAGCAGAGGTCAAACGGCTGATGAGCGCCGTGCCCGACAACGCGGGCCGCACCCTGATCGAGATTTATTCCGGCCCGGAATTCATCGCCAAGATGAAAGACATCCGCTTTGACGGCCCCGGCGCCGAGATTTTGCGCGAAGCGCGCGACACGCGCCGCCCCGTCATTTTGCACACCGGACATTTCGGCAATTACGACGTGCCGCGCGCCGCCCTCATCGCCCATGGTTATGATGTCGGCTCGCTTTACAATCCGATGAAGAACAAATTCTTCAACGTGCATTACGTCAAAGCCATCGGCACCATCGGCCAGCCCCTGTTTCCGCGCGGGCGCAAGGGCTATGCGCAATTGTTGAAACATCTGAAATCCGGCGGGATGATCGGATTTCTGTCAGACGTCTATGTGCACCAAGGCGCGATGTTGACCTTTTTCGGGAAACCCGCCCGCACTGCTCTGTCGGCCGCCGAGCTGGCGTTGAAATACGACGCGCTTCTGGTGCCGATCTATGGCGTGCGCGACGAGGATGGGCTGAATTTCCGGGTTCAGGTCGAAGCACCGGTCCCGCACGGCGCGCCGGAGGACATGGCGCAGGCGTTGAACGACAGTCTTGAGGCGATCACGCGCCAGCATATGGAACAGTGGTTCTGGATTCACCGCCGTTGGAAACCGGAGCGTTTGGCGCAGGAACTGGCAGACCGCGAGTTGGACAGCGCCTCTTAA
- a CDS encoding bifunctional aconitate hydratase 2/2-methylisocitrate dehydratase gives MSLYTDYLTEIETRKGEGLHPKPIDDGALVAELISLIEDEGNAHREEALNFFIYNTLPGTTGAAGVKAAFLKKIILGETTVAEITPTFAFEMLSHMKGGPSVEVLLDLALGEDAAIAEEAAEVLKTQVFLYEADMDRLKAALEAGNSVAKGILESYAKAEFFTKLPDIDEEIEIVTYIAAEGDISTDLLSPGNQAHSRSDRELHGKCMISEQAQKEIEALKLQHPGKRVMLIAEKGTMGVGSSRMSGVNNVALWTGKPTSPYVPFVNYAPIVAGTNGISPIFLTTVGVTGGIGLDLKNWVKKLDEDGKPILNNEGNPILDQKYSVATGTVLKIDTKNHKLLSEDGEELVDVSASFTPQKVEFMKAGSSYAIVFGKKLQTFAAETLGVPAPQVFAPAKEISHEGQGMTAVEKIFNRNAVGATPGKTLHAGSDVRVAVNIVGSQDTTGLMTSQELEAMAATVLSPKVDGAYQSGCHTASVWDKKAQANTPRLMKFMNDFGLVTARDPKGVYHSMTDVIHKVLNDITVSDWDIIIGGDSHTRMSKGVAFGADSGTVALALATGEATMPIPESVKVTFKGKMADHMDFRDVVHATQQQMLAQHGDNVFQGRVIEVHIGTLLADQAFTFTDWTAEMKAKASICISNDETLIGSLELAKSRIQIMIDKGMEHDNGMLASLIAKADARIAEIKSGERPALTPDANAKYAAEVVVDLDQINEPMIADPDVANADPSRRYTHDTIRPISYYGADKKVDLGFVGSCMVHKGDVKIVAQMLKNIEKETGKVEFKAPLVVAAPTYNIIDELKEEGDWEVLQKYSGFEFDDLFPKANARTEYENTLYLERPGCNLCMGNQEKAEKGDTVLATSTRLFQGRVVEDSADKKGESLLASTPVVVLSAILGRTPTLDEYKHAVEGIDLTKFAPPLQVPATTKSAHF, from the coding sequence ATGAGCTTGTACACCGACTACCTAACCGAAATCGAAACGCGCAAAGGGGAGGGGTTGCACCCGAAGCCCATCGACGATGGCGCGCTGGTTGCTGAGCTGATCTCCCTGATTGAGGATGAGGGCAACGCGCATCGCGAAGAGGCGCTGAACTTCTTCATCTACAACACCCTGCCGGGCACCACAGGCGCTGCGGGCGTGAAGGCGGCTTTCCTCAAGAAGATCATCCTCGGGGAAACCACTGTCGCGGAAATCACCCCGACTTTCGCCTTTGAGATGTTGTCGCATATGAAGGGCGGCCCGTCAGTCGAGGTTCTGCTCGATCTCGCGCTGGGTGAAGATGCCGCGATTGCCGAAGAGGCTGCTGAGGTGTTGAAGACCCAGGTCTTCCTTTACGAGGCTGACATGGATCGTCTGAAAGCCGCCTTGGAGGCCGGGAATTCGGTTGCCAAGGGCATTCTGGAAAGCTACGCGAAGGCCGAGTTCTTCACCAAGCTTCCGGACATCGACGAAGAGATCGAAATCGTCACTTACATCGCCGCCGAAGGCGACATTTCGACCGACCTTCTGTCGCCGGGCAACCAGGCGCACTCCCGCTCCGACCGTGAGCTGCACGGCAAGTGCATGATCAGTGAGCAGGCGCAAAAGGAAATCGAGGCGCTGAAGCTGCAGCACCCCGGCAAACGCGTCATGCTGATCGCTGAAAAAGGCACCATGGGTGTCGGTTCAAGCCGGATGTCCGGCGTCAACAACGTGGCGCTCTGGACCGGCAAACCGACCTCTCCCTACGTGCCGTTCGTCAATTACGCGCCGATTGTTGCGGGCACCAATGGTATCTCGCCGATCTTTCTGACCACCGTTGGCGTGACCGGCGGTATCGGGCTCGACCTCAAGAACTGGGTCAAGAAGCTGGACGAGGACGGCAAGCCGATCCTCAACAACGAAGGCAACCCGATCCTCGATCAGAAATATTCGGTGGCGACCGGCACGGTGCTGAAAATCGACACCAAAAACCACAAGCTGTTGAGCGAAGACGGCGAAGAGCTGGTGGATGTGTCCGCTTCCTTCACGCCGCAAAAGGTCGAATTCATGAAGGCGGGCAGCTCCTATGCGATCGTCTTCGGCAAGAAGCTCCAGACATTTGCCGCCGAGACGCTGGGCGTTCCCGCGCCGCAGGTCTTTGCGCCTGCCAAGGAAATCTCGCACGAAGGTCAGGGCATGACAGCGGTCGAAAAGATCTTTAACCGCAATGCCGTCGGTGCGACCCCGGGCAAGACCCTGCACGCTGGTTCGGACGTCCGTGTGGCGGTCAACATTGTGGGTTCTCAGGACACCACCGGCTTGATGACCTCGCAGGAACTCGAAGCGATGGCCGCAACGGTCCTGTCGCCGAAGGTGGACGGCGCTTATCAATCCGGCTGTCACACCGCGTCGGTCTGGGACAAGAAAGCGCAGGCCAACACCCCGCGCTTGATGAAGTTCATGAACGATTTCGGTCTTGTTACCGCGCGTGACCCGAAGGGCGTCTATCACTCCATGACGGACGTGATCCACAAGGTTCTTAACGACATCACCGTTTCCGACTGGGACATCATCATCGGTGGCGACAGCCACACCCGGATGTCCAAAGGTGTGGCTTTTGGTGCCGACAGCGGCACCGTGGCGCTGGCGCTGGCGACCGGTGAGGCGACCATGCCGATCCCGGAATCGGTCAAGGTGACCTTCAAGGGCAAGATGGCCGATCACATGGATTTCCGCGACGTGGTCCATGCCACACAACAGCAGATGCTCGCACAGCATGGCGACAACGTCTTTCAGGGTCGCGTGATCGAGGTGCACATTGGCACGCTGCTGGCGGACCAGGCCTTTACCTTCACCGACTGGACCGCGGAGATGAAGGCCAAGGCCTCGATCTGTATCTCCAATGACGAAACGCTTATCGGCTCGCTGGAGTTGGCCAAGAGCCGCATCCAGATCATGATCGACAAGGGCATGGAGCATGACAACGGCATGCTTGCAAGTCTGATCGCCAAGGCCGATGCCCGTATCGCCGAGATCAAGTCCGGCGAGCGCCCGGCCCTGACCCCGGATGCGAATGCCAAATACGCCGCCGAAGTGGTTGTCGATCTTGATCAGATCAATGAGCCGATGATCGCGGACCCTGACGTGGCCAACGCCGATCCTTCGCGCCGCTACACCCACGATACCATCCGTCCGATTTCCTACTATGGTGCGGACAAAAAAGTCGATCTCGGGTTTGTCGGTTCCTGTATGGTGCATAAGGGTGACGTCAAGATCGTCGCGCAAATGCTCAAAAATATTGAGAAAGAGACCGGCAAGGTCGAATTCAAAGCGCCGCTCGTGGTGGCCGCGCCGACCTACAACATCATTGATGAGTTGAAGGAAGAGGGCGACTGGGAAGTGCTTCAGAAGTACTCGGGTTTCGAGTTCGACGATCTCTTCCCGAAGGCCAACGCGCGCACCGAGTATGAGAACACGCTCTACCTCGAACGTCCGGGCTGTAACCTCTGCATGGGCAACCAGGAGAAGGCCGAGAAGGGCGACACCGTTCTGGCGACCTCGACCCGCCTGTTCCAGGGCCGCGTTGTGGAAGACTCCGCCGACAAGAAAGGCGAAAGCCTCTTGGCCTCGACCCCGGTTGTGGTGCTCTCCGCGATCCTCGGCCGCACGCCGACGCTCGACGAGTACAAACACGCGGTGGAAGGCATCGACCTGACCAAATTCGCGCCGCCGCTCCAAGTCCCGGCAACCACGAAATCCGCGCATTTCTGA
- the acnA gene encoding aconitate hydratase AcnA, with product MTVVVGQDTAKTRRTLEVNGKTLAYYSIPAAEEAGFGAFSKLPAALKVVLENMLRFEDGGFSVSTDDIKAFGEWADKGGQNPREIAYRPARVLMQDFTGVPAVVDLAAMRDGIKALGGDAKKINPLVPVDLVIDHSVMIDEFGNPRAFQMNVDREYERNMERYQFLKWGQTAFENFRVVPPGTGICHQVNLEYLAQTVWTDTDPDGVEVAYPDTLVGTDSHTTMVNGAAVLGWGVGGIEAEAAMLGQPISMLIPEVVGFKLTGEMIEGTTGTDLVLKVVEMLRAHGVVGKFVEFYGDGLDNLPLAQRATIANMAPEYGATCGFFPIDAETLRYLEQTGRDKDRIALVEAYAKENGFWRGADYDPIYSSTLELDMGTIVPAISGPKRPQDYVALTSAASAFEKVVADYRGIDVSDAAKGMVEEGPAATKSVEINKSQAVKGQDYELHDGSVVIASITSCTNTSNPYVMIGAGLVARKARALGLNRKPWVKTSLAPGSQVVTEYLEAAGLQEDLDAIGFNLVGYGCTTCIGNSGPIAPELSEAIADGDLIATSVLSGNRNFEGRISPDVRANYLASPPLVVAYALAGDMNIDLTSEPLGQDKDGNDVFLKDIWPTNAEIAELVEKTVTRAAFQAKYADVFKGDEKWQGVEVSGSDTYDWPPASTYIQNPPYFQNMAPEKGTIQNVENAKVLLILGDMVTTDHISPAGSFKETTPAGKYLVEHQVPVREFNSYGSRRGNHEIMMRGTFANIRIKNEMLDGVEGGYTKGPDGAQTSVFEASMAYQEAGTPLVIFGGEQYGAGSSRDWAAKGTALLGVKAVIAESFERIHRSNLVGMGVVPFEFTGGDTRKTLGLTGDETVTILGLDSVKPLETLDCDITFADGTTKTIKVKCRIDTAPEIEYIENGGVLHYVLRNLAKA from the coding sequence ATGACTGTTGTTGTCGGTCAAGACACCGCAAAAACCCGCCGCACATTAGAAGTGAACGGCAAAACCCTCGCCTATTATTCCATCCCCGCCGCCGAAGAGGCCGGGTTCGGAGCGTTCTCGAAACTCCCCGCCGCGCTTAAGGTGGTGTTGGAGAACATGCTGCGGTTCGAGGATGGCGGTTTTTCCGTCTCCACCGATGACATCAAGGCCTTTGGCGAATGGGCCGACAAAGGCGGTCAGAACCCGCGCGAGATCGCCTATCGCCCGGCCCGCGTGTTGATGCAGGATTTCACCGGCGTGCCCGCCGTGGTGGATTTGGCCGCCATGCGTGACGGCATTAAGGCCTTGGGTGGTGATGCGAAAAAGATCAACCCGCTCGTCCCCGTCGATTTGGTAATCGACCACTCGGTGATGATCGACGAATTCGGCAACCCGCGCGCCTTCCAGATGAACGTCGACCGCGAATATGAGCGCAACATGGAACGCTACCAGTTCCTCAAATGGGGCCAGACCGCGTTCGAGAACTTCCGCGTTGTGCCGCCGGGCACCGGGATTTGTCACCAGGTGAACCTTGAATACCTCGCGCAGACCGTCTGGACCGACACGGACCCGGACGGCGTGGAAGTCGCCTACCCCGACACGCTCGTGGGCACCGACAGCCACACCACCATGGTCAACGGTGCTGCCGTTCTGGGTTGGGGCGTTGGCGGGATCGAGGCCGAAGCCGCCATGCTCGGCCAACCGATCTCGATGCTGATCCCGGAAGTCGTCGGTTTTAAACTGACCGGCGAGATGATTGAGGGCACCACGGGGACCGATTTGGTGCTCAAGGTCGTCGAAATGCTGCGCGCACATGGCGTGGTCGGCAAATTCGTCGAATTCTATGGCGACGGCCTCGACAACCTGCCTCTGGCACAGCGCGCCACGATTGCCAACATGGCGCCGGAATATGGTGCGACCTGTGGCTTCTTCCCGATTGACGCTGAGACGCTCCGTTACTTGGAGCAAACCGGCCGCGACAAGGACCGCATCGCGCTGGTTGAGGCCTATGCGAAAGAGAACGGGTTCTGGCGCGGGGCGGATTACGATCCGATCTATTCCTCGACGCTCGAACTGGACATGGGCACCATCGTTCCGGCCATCTCCGGCCCGAAACGTCCGCAGGACTATGTGGCCCTGACCTCTGCCGCTTCCGCCTTTGAAAAAGTCGTTGCTGATTATCGTGGCATCGACGTCTCCGACGCCGCCAAGGGCATGGTGGAAGAAGGCCCCGCCGCCACCAAATCCGTCGAGATCAACAAATCCCAGGCGGTCAAAGGTCAGGATTACGAGCTGCATGACGGCTCCGTCGTGATCGCCTCGATCACGTCCTGTACCAACACCTCGAACCCCTATGTGATGATCGGTGCCGGTCTCGTGGCGCGCAAAGCCCGCGCGCTGGGTCTGAACCGCAAGCCTTGGGTGAAAACCTCGCTGGCGCCCGGCTCTCAGGTGGTGACCGAATACTTGGAGGCCGCTGGCCTGCAGGAGGATCTCGACGCCATCGGCTTCAACCTCGTTGGCTATGGCTGCACCACCTGTATCGGCAACTCCGGCCCCATCGCGCCGGAACTCTCGGAGGCCATCGCGGACGGCGACCTGATCGCGACCTCCGTGTTGTCGGGCAACCGCAACTTCGAGGGCCGGATTTCGCCGGACGTGCGCGCCAACTACCTCGCCTCCCCGCCGCTGGTCGTGGCCTATGCTTTGGCGGGCGACATGAACATCGACCTGACCTCTGAGCCTTTGGGGCAAGACAAGGACGGCAATGACGTCTTCCTGAAAGACATCTGGCCGACCAATGCCGAGATTGCCGAACTCGTCGAGAAAACCGTGACCCGCGCGGCGTTTCAGGCGAAATATGCGGATGTGTTCAAAGGCGACGAGAAATGGCAGGGCGTCGAGGTCTCCGGCAGCGATACCTATGACTGGCCGCCCGCGTCGACCTACATCCAGAACCCGCCCTATTTCCAAAACATGGCACCGGAAAAAGGCACGATCCAAAACGTCGAGAACGCCAAAGTGCTTCTTATTCTCGGCGATATGGTCACCACCGACCATATTTCCCCGGCAGGTTCCTTTAAGGAAACCACCCCCGCGGGCAAATATCTGGTCGAGCATCAGGTGCCGGTGCGGGAGTTCAACTCCTACGGGTCACGCCGTGGCAACCACGAGATCATGATGCGCGGCACCTTTGCCAACATCCGCATCAAGAACGAAATGCTCGATGGCGTCGAAGGCGGCTACACCAAAGGCCCGGATGGTGCACAGACCTCGGTCTTCGAGGCCTCCATGGCTTACCAGGAAGCGGGCACCCCCCTCGTGATCTTCGGTGGAGAACAATATGGTGCCGGGTCCTCGCGTGACTGGGCCGCGAAAGGCACCGCACTTTTGGGCGTCAAAGCCGTCATCGCGGAGAGCTTTGAACGTATCCACAGGTCTAACTTGGTGGGCATGGGCGTTGTGCCCTTTGAATTCACCGGCGGCGACACCCGCAAAACGCTGGGCCTCACGGGCGACGAAACCGTCACCATCCTGGGCCTCGACAGCGTCAAGCCTTTGGAAACGCTCGATTGTGACATCACTTTCGCAGATGGCACCACGAAAACTATCAAAGTCAAATGCCGCATCGATACGGCGCCGGAGATCGAATACATCGAAAACGGCGGCGTGCTGCACTACGTGCTGCGGAACCTGGCGAAAGCCTGA